A genomic segment from Streptosporangium roseum DSM 43021 encodes:
- a CDS encoding YciI family protein yields MKFMLIMHGNPQIWDALTEEERNEVMSGHGPFMETVKRSGEMIGTVALADPSQSAVVRVRGGVPAVTDGPYLEAKEYLGGYYLVECDSRERALELAALIPDAGVEGLGIEVRPVLFAGTADG; encoded by the coding sequence ATGAAGTTCATGTTGATCATGCATGGCAACCCGCAGATCTGGGACGCGCTGACCGAGGAGGAGCGCAACGAGGTGATGAGCGGCCACGGCCCGTTCATGGAGACCGTCAAGAGGTCCGGCGAGATGATCGGCACCGTCGCGCTGGCCGATCCGTCGCAGAGCGCCGTGGTCAGGGTCCGAGGCGGCGTCCCGGCGGTGACGGACGGCCCCTATCTGGAGGCCAAGGAGTACCTCGGCGGCTACTACCTGGTGGAGTGCGACAGCCGGGAGCGTGCCCTGGAGCTGGCCGCGCTCATTCCGGACGCCGGCGTCGAGGGCCTCGGCATCGAGGTACGGCCGGTGCTCTTCGCGGGCACGGCCGACGGCTGA
- a CDS encoding YciI family protein, with product MRFPPGLYLHPADLPGAGAGHEEFLAAAGQAGELIGAHAFADPSISAVARARDGVVTVGEGPHLRTSDHVAGQYVVDCESRACAVELAALIAGGQVGGVEVRPLMDSAGMERRRTGVD from the coding sequence GTGAGGTTCCCGCCGGGTCTCTACCTGCACCCGGCGGACCTGCCGGGGGCAGGGGCCGGCCATGAGGAGTTTTTGGCCGCGGCCGGGCAGGCAGGGGAACTGATCGGTGCTCACGCGTTCGCCGATCCGTCCATCAGCGCGGTGGCACGGGCTCGGGACGGCGTGGTGACGGTGGGCGAGGGCCCCCACCTCCGGACCTCGGATCATGTCGCGGGCCAGTACGTGGTGGACTGCGAGAGCCGGGCGTGTGCCGTGGAGCTGGCCGCCCTGATAGCGGGCGGTCAGGTCGGCGGTGTGGAGGTGCGGCCGCTGATGGACTCGGCCGGGATGGAGCGGCGTCGCACCGGCGTTGACTAA
- a CDS encoding aldehyde dehydrogenase family protein, with amino-acid sequence MTYSIDTLLIDGRRVPAESGEVLTVVNPATGEVFATAPSASRRDAVAAITAARRAFEEGRWPRLSSAERGRLLKRLALAMDRRREELIDLVIKESGFPRAVADRVHLQSSIDFLCDLSDRLLPGLAFTTPLNPHTGISMTGRPQTTQGMVVKEPIGVAALITPFNAAVPLTVHKLGWALAAGCTTVVRPSPYTPLQVLFLADLIEEAGFPPGVVNIITGDLDAGLEMTTHPDVDIISFTGSDAVGRRIMAQAAPTLKKVVLELGGKSANIVFADADLDRAALEVMGNIVSNAGQGCLLLTRTLVEEPVHDELLSKVVALLSTVTVGDPADPATVMGPLISARERDRVEAMIHRGVAEGATLAYGGGRPAGLGRGFFLEPTLFTDVDNSMSIAQQEFFGPVNTVIGFKDDAEAVRIANDSDFGLNAGIFTQDFERAYATAARIRSGTVNINASWGTNPDAPFGGYKQSGLGREGGAYGIAEFLEEKFVSWPVGRL; translated from the coding sequence ATGACGTACTCCATAGACACGTTGCTCATCGACGGGCGCCGGGTGCCGGCCGAGAGCGGTGAAGTGCTCACAGTCGTCAACCCGGCGACCGGTGAGGTCTTCGCCACCGCGCCGTCGGCTTCCAGGCGCGACGCCGTGGCCGCCATCACCGCCGCCCGCCGTGCCTTCGAGGAGGGGCGGTGGCCACGGCTGTCATCGGCCGAACGCGGCCGCCTTCTCAAGCGGCTGGCCCTGGCCATGGACCGGCGCCGTGAGGAACTGATCGATCTGGTGATCAAGGAGAGCGGATTCCCGAGGGCAGTGGCCGACCGGGTCCACCTGCAGTCCTCCATCGACTTCCTCTGCGACCTGTCCGACCGCCTGCTTCCCGGGCTGGCGTTCACGACACCGTTGAACCCGCACACCGGGATCTCGATGACCGGCCGGCCCCAGACGACGCAGGGCATGGTGGTCAAGGAGCCGATCGGGGTGGCGGCGTTGATCACGCCGTTCAACGCCGCGGTTCCTCTGACCGTCCACAAGCTCGGCTGGGCGCTGGCCGCCGGCTGCACCACGGTGGTCAGGCCTTCCCCCTACACTCCCCTGCAGGTCCTGTTCCTGGCCGACCTCATCGAGGAAGCCGGCTTCCCGCCCGGCGTGGTCAACATCATCACCGGTGACCTGGACGCCGGCCTCGAGATGACCACCCATCCCGACGTCGACATCATCAGCTTCACCGGCTCCGACGCGGTCGGCCGCAGGATCATGGCCCAGGCCGCGCCCACGCTGAAGAAGGTGGTCTTGGAACTCGGCGGTAAGTCCGCCAACATCGTCTTCGCGGACGCCGATCTGGATCGAGCCGCCCTGGAAGTGATGGGCAACATCGTCTCCAACGCCGGCCAGGGCTGCCTTCTCCTCACCCGGACCCTGGTCGAAGAGCCGGTCCACGACGAACTGCTCAGCAAGGTGGTCGCCCTGCTGAGCACTGTGACCGTGGGCGATCCGGCCGACCCGGCCACGGTCATGGGTCCTCTCATCAGTGCAAGGGAACGGGACCGGGTGGAGGCGATGATCCACCGAGGGGTGGCCGAGGGCGCCACCCTCGCCTACGGTGGTGGCCGCCCAGCAGGACTGGGCCGGGGTTTCTTCCTGGAGCCGACACTGTTCACCGACGTGGACAACTCCATGAGCATCGCGCAGCAGGAGTTCTTCGGGCCGGTGAACACGGTGATCGGCTTCAAGGATGACGCCGAAGCCGTACGCATCGCCAACGACAGCGATTTCGGCCTCAACGCCGGAATCTTCACCCAGGACTTCGAACGGGCCTATGCGACCGCCGCGCGGATCCGCAGCGGTACGGTCAACATCAACGCTTCTTGGGGCACCAACCCCGACGCCCCGTTCGGCGGCTACAAGCAGAGCGGCCTGGGCCGGGAGGGTGGCGCGTACGGGATCGCGGAGTTCCTGGAGGAGAAGTTCGTCTCCTGGCCGGTAGGCCGCCTGTGA
- a CDS encoding TetR family transcriptional regulator, giving the protein MSRAEATKARILAAATAEFAAHGIAGARVERIAKTASANKNLIYVYFESKDLLFDAVFDAHVARGLEQVPFTAEDLPGYAGRIHDYCREHPEVLRLAAWHRLERGAEGDPSVAAPAYAAKLDSLATAQREGHLAVTFAPATLLTLVLALATAWGPVGATSLPVQAVQDSDWQEARKAVVEAVRSLT; this is encoded by the coding sequence ATGTCCCGCGCAGAAGCCACCAAGGCTCGCATCCTGGCGGCCGCCACCGCAGAGTTCGCCGCCCACGGCATCGCCGGCGCCCGAGTGGAACGCATCGCCAAGACGGCCTCGGCGAACAAGAACCTCATCTACGTGTACTTCGAAAGCAAGGACCTGCTCTTCGACGCCGTCTTCGACGCGCACGTGGCCCGCGGCCTCGAACAGGTTCCCTTCACGGCTGAGGACCTGCCGGGATATGCGGGGCGGATCCACGACTACTGCCGAGAGCATCCCGAAGTGCTTCGCCTCGCCGCTTGGCACCGTCTGGAGCGTGGCGCCGAGGGGGATCCGTCCGTCGCCGCACCGGCCTACGCCGCCAAGCTGGACAGCCTCGCCACCGCCCAGCGCGAAGGACACCTGGCAGTCACCTTCGCGCCCGCCACACTGCTGACGCTGGTCCTCGCACTGGCCACCGCATGGGGGCCGGTGGGCGCCACGTCCCTGCCGGTCCAGGCTGTGCAGGACTCGGACTGGCAGGAAGCGCGCAAGGCCGTCGTCGAGGCGGTCCGCAGCCTCACCTGA